In one Culex quinquefasciatus strain JHB chromosome 2, VPISU_Cqui_1.0_pri_paternal, whole genome shotgun sequence genomic region, the following are encoded:
- the LOC6045839 gene encoding phenoloxidase-activating factor 2 gives MATSTMLSTAMLLFLVILKVMIAKVNCACDGTCVPLNQCADDNFGGEHFFDIRFQEDADCEDYLKVCCQNVIPPVTIDPASGDQIKEPPIFNDCGTRNMDGAGFRITHATQGETEFGEFPWMVALFAGDSYVCGGSLIRPNVVVTAGHCVFSRQNERLVVRAGEWDSKTTDEVLAFQEQKVSRVIIHENYHQKFLFNDIALLILEKPFHPDEHIQLLCLAPQGKSFDNEQNCIATGWGKERFDSPSYQNILKKVELPVMDHENCQSAFRKTRLGATFQLHRSFMCAGGEEGVDTCTGDGGSPLACPSAENGNRYQLAGIVAWGIGCGQAGVPGAYAKASLHTDWIERNIDGPSDN, from the exons ATGGCTACTAGCACCATGCTGAGCACAGCAATGTTGCTGTTTTTGGTTATTCTGAAAGTGATGATCGCTAAAGTAAATTGTGCA tgcGATGGAACTTGTGTTCCGTTGAACCAATGCGCAGATGACAATTTTGGAggtgaacatttttttgatataag ATTTCAAGAAGATGCTGATTGTGAAGATTACCTGAAAGTGTGCTGCCAAAATGTTATTCCGCCCGTAACAATCGATCCAGCTTCAGGCGATCAAATAAAAGAACCTCCCATTTTTAACGATTGTGGAACCCGAAATATGGACGGGGCTGGTTTTAGAATAACTCACGCGACTCAGGGTGAAACTGAGTTTGGCGAGTTCCCCTGGATGGTTGCTCTGTTTGCTGGCGACAGCTACGTCTGTGGCGGTTCACTGATTAGACCAAATGTTGTCGTGACCGCAGGTCATTGTGTGTTTAGCAGGCAGAACGAGCGTCTCGTAGTACGCGCCGGAGAGTGGGACTCCAAGACTACGGATGAGGTGCTGGCTTTTCAG GAACAAAAAGTATCCCGAGTTATCATCCACGAGAATTATCACCAAAAGTTTCTTTTCAACGACATTGCCCTCCTTATTCTTGAGAAACCATTCCATCCCGACGAGCACATCCAGCTGCTGTGTCTTGCTCCCCAGGGCAAGTCCTTCGACAACGAGCAAAATTGCATCGCCACCGGATGGGGCAAGGAGCGCTTTGACTCGCCGAGCTAtcaaaacattctcaaaaaggTTGAACTGCCCGTCATGGATCACGAAAACTGCCAGTCCGCATTCCGTAAAACTCGCCTCGGAGCAACCTTCCAACTGCACCGATCGTTCATGTGTGCCGGCGGAGAGGAAGGAGTCGATACGTGCACCGGCGATGGAGGATCTCCGCTGGCCTGTCCGAGCGCTGAAAACGGTAACCGGTACCAGCTGGCCGGAATCGTGGCTTGGGGAATCGGTTGTGGTCAGGCTGGCGTTCCGGGAGCGTACGCGAAGGCCAGTTTGCATACTGACTGGATTGAGCGAAACATTGATGGTCCAAGTGATAATTGA
- the LOC6045845 gene encoding phenoloxidase-activating factor 2 has product MTKYIGMAGAFLQLTSIALIFIGVQSQCNETCVPLGKCSTTFVGPGLFELRIEKSEHLCSHHLEVCCSEKDIIDERPNEAQKRTFQDCGRRNVNGVGFRVVDAVPWGTQFGEFPWIVGLLEVKGQQHGKLDKWYFCGGSLIEPNVVVTAAHCVNKKQIADLIVRAGEWDANTVKEMLPYQERRIDKIWIHENFNQSFLYNDIALLFLDEPFQPDEHIQLICLPPQEKSFENEKNCIATGWGQTSFDTPGYSKILKKVQLPIVTHSGCETALRSTRLGSTFNLHESFLCAGGETEVDTCTGDGGSPLVCPSGDEDGRYQLAGIVAWGIGCGQTGIAGVYVNSSMYYDWIFRTTELYGLEKEEAEM; this is encoded by the exons ATGACCAAGTACATTGGCATGGCGGGAGCCTTTTTACAGCTTACATCAATTGCATTAATTTTCATTGGGGTTCAAAGCCAG tGCAATGAAACATGCGTACCACTAGGAAAATGTTCAACTACCTTTGTAGGACCAGGTTTATTTGAGCTACG AATTGAAAAATCGGAGCACCTTTGCAGTCACCACCTTGAAGTTTGCTGCAGCGAAAAGGATATCATCGACGAGAGACCCAATGAAGCGCAGAAGAGGACGTTTCAGGACTGTGGCAGGAGAAACGTCAATGGGGTGGGATTTCGAGTGGTTGACGCAGTGCCGTGGGGTACCCAGTTTGGGGAATTCCCGTGGATCGTTGGGCTGCTAGAGGTTAAAGGTCAGCAGCACGGGAAGCTTGATAAGTGGTACTTTTGCGGAGGATCGCTGATCGAACCCAATGTTGTGGTTACGGCGGCGCATTGCGTGAACAAGAAACAGATTGCTGATTTGATAGTGCGAGCTGGTGAATGGGATGCTAACACTGTCAAAGAAATGTTGCCTTATCAG GAACGTCGTATAGACAAAATCTGGATCCacgaaaatttcaaccaatctttCTTATACAACGACATCGCCCTCCTATTTCTGGACGAACCGTTCCAACCCGACGAGCACATCCAGCTAATCTGCCTACCTCCGCAAGAAAAGTCCTTCGAAAATGAAAAGAACTGCATCGCAACCGGTTGGGGACAAACCAGCTTCGACACGCCAGGCTAtagcaaaattttgaagaaggtCCAGCTGCCAATAGTAACCCACTCGGGGTGTGAAACCGCATTGAGATCAACTCGGTTAGGAAGCACTTTCAACCTGCACGAATCGTTCCTGTGTGCCGGCGGAGAGACGGAAGTCGATACCTGCACCGGTGACGGAGGATCTCCGCTGGTGTGTCCCAGTGGCGACGAAGACGGTCGCTATCAGCTGGCTGGAATCGTTGCTTGGGGTATCGGCTGTGGCCAGACAGGGATTGCGGGAGTGTACGTCAACAGTAGCATGTACTACGATTGGATCTTTAGAACGACGGAATTGTACGGTTTGGAGAAGGAGGAGGCTGAAATGTAA